CGCAGGCGGTCGCGGCCACGGTCAGTACGGCGGTGAGCCCGCTCGGAAAGACCGCGCTGATCGTCGCGGACGGCGACTGGCGGACCGTGCTGTCCAACCGGACGCCGGACGTGATCTTCATCGACAGCATCAAACCGGACCCGGAACAGATCGCCGAGCTGGAGGCGTTCGCGGCGCAGGGCGTGCAGATCGTGGCGTTCAGCGAAACCCTGGAACCGCAGGGCTTCGACGTGATCCGGTCCGGCGCCGAGCCGCGCTGCCACCTCGCCGTGGAGCACCTGCTGGAACGCCACGACCGGGTCGGCGCGCTCACCTCCCGGACCACCGGCTTCGCGCGCTTCGACGCGTACGTCAACACGATGCGCGGGGCCGGCAAGCCGATCAGCAGCGACCACATCGAGGTCTTCGAGCAGCACCCTGAGGGCGCGTACCGGGCCGCGATGGCGCTGCTGTCCAAGCCCGATCGTCCGACCGGGCTCTACTGCACCACCGATTTCGCCGCGATCGCCGCCGTCCGGGCGGCGCACCGGCTGCGCATCGACGTACCGGGGGATCTGGCGATCGTGGGGGTCGGGAACACGCCCGAAGGCGAGCACCTGGACCCGTCGCTGTCGACTGTCGGACCGGTCGGGTTCAACGAGGCGCTCGCCCGGATCATCGTGAGCAGGCTGACCGACCGGGAAGGCGCACCCGGCGAAGTGTTCGATTTCCCTTGGCAACTGCTCGTCCGGGAGTCTTCTTGAGTCAACCAAACGTCGTCCTGATCTGTGTGGACGAGTGGCGGGGCGATGCGATGTCGTGCGCCGGTCATCCGTACGTCGAGACGCCGCATCTGGACGAACTGGCGCGGAACGGGGTGCGGTTCAGTCGCGGGTACTCCGCGACGCCGACGTGCGTGCCGGCCCGGGTGGCGTTGTTCACCGGGCAGTCGCAGGAGCGGCACGGGCGCGTCGGGTACACGGACGGCGTACCGTTCGACACCGCGCATCCGGTGACGGTGCAGGGCGAGTTCCGGCGCGCCGGGTACCACACGCAGGCGATCGGGAAGATGCACGTGTGGCCGGAGCGGGCGCGGCTCGGATTCGACGACGTGATCCTGCACGACGGGTTCCTGCACCACTCTCGGCGTGCTTACCGGCAGCAGTTCGGGTTCTTCGACGACTATGTGCCGTGGCTGCGGCGGCAGCCGGGGGTGTCGCCGGATGCGGAGTACTTCGACCACGGGGTGAACTGCAACTCGGTGGTCGCGCGGCCGTGGGACAAGGCGGAGGAGTTGCACCCGACGCACTGGATCGGCACGCAGACGATCGACTGGCTGTACCGGCGGGATCCGACGCGGCCGTTCTTCCTGTACTTGTCGTTCCATCGGCCGCATCCGCCGTACGACCCGCCGGCCTGGGCCTACGACCAGTACAACGCGTTGCCGCCGTACGAACGTCAGTTGGGTGACTGGGAAGACGACTGGGACGAGTTCCGGCGGGACGGGGACTACCAGGCGGCGATCGGGGACCTGCCGGATCGCGTCGTACATCGCGCGCGAGCCGGGTACTACGGGCTGATGGCGCAGATCGACCTGCAGATCAACCGGATCCGTGAGGCGCTGGTCGACTTCGGGGTGTACGACGACACGATCATCGCGTTCACGTCCGACCACGGCGAGATGATGGGCGACCACCGGATGTTCCGGAAGTCCGTGCCGTACGAGGGGTCCGCGCGGGTGCCGTTCATCGTTGCGGATCGTGCTGCGGCTGGTGGTACTGTTCGCGGCGGGGTTGTGGATCAGGTGGTCGAGCTGCGGGACGTGATGCCTACGCTGCTGGACCTGGCCGGGGTGCCGATTCCGTCGTCGGTGGACGGGGTGTCGCTGGCGCCGTTCCTGCGGGGGGAGTCGGTGCCGGTGCGAGAGTGGTTGCACGGCGAGCATCTGCATTTCGGGCAGTCGATCCAGTGGGTGACGGACGGGAAGATCAAGTACGTCTGGGGTTCCTCGCTCGGCGTGGAGCAGTTGTTCGATCTTGTCGCGGATCCGGGCGAGCTGCGGAACCTGGTGAAGTCCGAGCCTGAGCTTCTCGAGTTGTGGCGGTCGCGGTTGATCCAGGACCTGACCGGGCGCGAGGAAGGGTTCGTTGCCGACGGCAAGCTGGTGACCGGGCGTCCGGTGACCGCGATCCTCAACCACACCAGGGAACGCGTTGCACGCGCCGCCGGCTGAGGGCTGGGAGCCGGTCGACATCGGCGAGTCCGACACGTCCGTCTACCGCCGAGGCAACACGTTCGCCAAGTGCTGCGGCCCCTCCGGCGTCGCCGAACTGGCCGCCGAACGCGACCGCATCACCTGGCTGGCTGGAACGGGATTCCCCGGCGCGAAAGTACTGGACTGGACCCCGACCCCAGCCTCATCCGGCGGGGTCGGGTTGTCCTCGGGTGGTGCTTGTTTGGTGACTTCGGCAGTGCCGGGAGTTCCAGGGGACACCCTCCCGCCTGCGTCGCACGATCGTGCCATGCGGAGCCTCGGGGCGACCCTTCGTGAGCTGCATTCGCTGACCGACTGCCCGTTCGAGCGGCCGCTGGCGGACGTGATCGCGTCGGCGGCCGACGTCGTACGGCGGGGTGCTGTCAACCCGGCGTACCTCACCGACGAATGGCGCCGCCTGCAGCCGTCGGAGCTGCTGGCCGAAGTGGTTGCCGAGCGCCCCTATATCGAGAAAGTCCTGGAACCGGTCGTCTGCCACGGCGACGCCTGCCTGCCGAACGTCTTCTTCGACCCCGAGACCCTCGAAGTCACCGGCCTCATCGACCTCGGACGCCTCGGCGTCGCCGATCGGTACTCCGACCTCGCCCTCACCACGATCCAGCTCCACGACGAGTGGTCCGCCGACCCGGCACCGTTCCACGAGGCGTACGGCGTACCGGCCCCGGACCCGCGCCGCCTGTACTTCTTCCGCCTCCTCGACCCACTCACCTGGGGTTGACCATGAGAGTCGAGCTCGTCGCCCTCGTCGTATCCCGCGAACACGCCTTCGAAGGACGCCCGCAGGACGGCCCGCGCCCCGACCCCGAACCGGTCGCGCGTACCGAGATCGAGGTCCGCGCCGACCTCGGCATCGTCGGCGACCGCTACTACGCCCAAGCGATCCACAAGAACGCCGCCGTCACCCTCATCGACGCCGCCTCCCTCGACGAGGTCGAGCGCGTCCTCGACCTGGACGCACCCCTCGACCCGCACCTCACCCGGCGAAACATCACCCTGCGTGGTTTCCCGATCGACGAACTCGCCGCCCACCGCGCCGCCGACGGCACCCGCGTACCCGGCCGTCGCTTCACGTTGGGCTCGATCACCTTCCAGGCGAACCGCCCGGCCAACCCGTGTGCGTGGATGGACGAGGTCCTGGCCCCCGGCGCGATGCAGGCGCTGCGCGGACATGGCGGCATCCGCGCCACCCCGCTGACCTCCGGAGTACTCCGGCTCGGCCCGACCGAACTCGCCGTCCTGGACTGAGGCTTTCGCTCGACTTTTGGTCTCGCGGCCTACCGTCGAAGTGTGAGGCTGGTGGGTGCGCTCGTCGTGGTGACTGCGCTGGCCGGATGCAGCGACACGGCTCCGACCAGTAGCTCACCTACGCCATCCAACCGAACCACCACAACCACCAGCCCAACGCCACCGACAGAACCCGCCCCGACCCCCTCTCCGGTGCGCCCGCCGACGAAGACTGCCGTACCTTCGCCCCGGCCCACGGTGTCCGGGCCGGTGAGTATGTCGATCCCCGCGATCGGCGTGCGGAACCTGCGGGTCGTCGCCTACACCGGCACCGCCGACGACCGGCCGGGCACCCGGATCCAGGACCGCGGCGTCGCCGCCAGCCCACGCGGCCAGGCCGGCGGCGTCGGACCCGGCGAGATCGGGAACTTCATCGTGACCGGCCACCGTGTCAGCCACGGACGACCGCTGGAGAAGGCACCGGAGCTGAAGAACGGCGACCACGTCCTGATCAGGGCCGGCGGAACGGTGTACGACTACGTGATCACGCGGACGATGACGATCTCCTTCCGCAAGCCCGCCGAGAAGGCGCAACAGAACGCCGCCGTACCAGGCAGCCCCGGCGCGACGCCGACCCAGCCGATGCTCACCATCTCCACCTGCGCCACCCCCGAGGACCACGCCGCCGGGAACTACTGGGCCGACGAGCTGGGCAACCCCGAACACCGCATCAACAAGATCGGCGTCCTGGCCGCCACTCGCTGATCGTTCAGCGGGTCGGCTGCAGGTCCCGGATCAGCGTGGTGGGCTTGCCGGCGAGCGCGGCCGGGAGGAGGTTGCGGAGAACCGGCAGGCGGAGGAACCGGAGCAGCACGCGCCGCGCGACCAACTCGAGCCGGGACTGCGGCAGGAACCATCGCGCGGTCGACCGCGCGACCTTCTGCTTCTCCTCGACGACAGGTCGCCAGACCTGTTCGTACTCCGCCATACCGGCCTCGATCGACGACGAGCTCACCAGCTTCTCCGCGAGCAGGAACGCCCCGGCGATCCCGAGCGACGCGCCCTGCCCGGCGAGCAGCGACACCGCCCCGCACGCGTCACCGACCAGTGCGACCCGCCCCGAACTCCACCGAGGCATCACGATCTGCGCGACCTGGTCGTAGTAGATCTGATCGTCGTCCGGACACAACTCGAGAGCCTGCGGCACCACCCAGCCGAGATCGGCGTACGCCGACCTGATCGCCTCACGCGTGTCCGCCGGAGTGACGGGATCCGTCGTACGGTGCACCGCGAACGCCGCCACTCTCCCGTCCCGCAGCGCGTAGAACCCGAACTGGCTGCCCATCGTGTCCGTCAGACAGAACCGCCCGCCCACCTCGGCATGGATCGCCGGCGCGTCGAAGCTGTACGCCGCGGTGTGAAAACCGAGGAACCGCAGGTACGACGACTCCGGCCCGAACACCAACCGGCGTACGGCGGAATGGATGCCATCGGCACCGATCAACAGATCCCCGTCCAGCGTCGATCCGTCCGCGAACTCGACCTGTACGCCGTCTTCGCGCGGCGTGACGCCCGTGAGCGTTGCGCCGTACCGCAGGCTCACGTCGCTCGGGAGGTGCTCGCGCAGGACCTGCTCGAGGTCCGGCCGCATCACGCTGAGGACGTCTCCCTCGGCGAACTGCAGGATGTTGATGCCCGCCTGCTGCCGGCCGTCCTCGTCGACCAGGACCGCCTCCTCGACGTGGTACGCGACCTCCTGCATCGCGGGCAGCAGTCCCATCGCGCGCATCGCGTCGTACCCCGGGCCGAAGAAGTCGATCATGTAGCCCTGCGGGCGAGGGCCGGGACTGCGTTCGACGACGGTGACGTCCTGGCCGAGCGCCGACAGGCGGTTCGCCAGCGCGAGTCCGGCGATCCCGGCTCCGCAGATGATCGCGTGCATTTCAACTCACCAGCCTTCGGAGAACGGTGGTCAGGGCGGGGGATTCCGGTCCAAGGGTCCGATGCAGGAGCAGGCCGTCGATGGTCGCTGCGAGAACGGCGGCGGTCGCGGCCGGCTCGGCGACCTCGTGGATCGTCAGCCAGTCCGCCACGCGGGTCCGGAAGTCCGTCACCAGGCCGGCGATCTGCGTGTGCAGACGCGGGTCGCGGGTCGCGGCCAGGTAGGTCTCGGTGAAGAGCAGTGACATCGGGTCGGTTCCGTCGTACTGCTCGATCGAGGCCAGCAACGCGTCGATCGCGGCCGCCGGGGTGGTCGCGGATGTGAACAGTTCGTCGGTCGTCGCGAGCACTTGCCGCATTGCGGTGACCGTGGCCTCGGTCAGCACGTCCTGCACGGACGAGAAGTGGTAGTGCACGACGCTCGGGGTGACGCCGGCGCGCTCGGCCAGGATCCGCGTACTCACCGCGGACCAGCCGCGCTCGGGGATCAGCTCAGCGGCAGCAGCCAGGAGCCGCTGCCGCACCTCCTGACCTTGTTTCGCGGTCGGTGCCATCGAAATCCTCCAGGGCGATCGTCCTGTACGATCGTCCTGATCCTAGGACGTGCGACAACGCGAGGGCAAGCGGGCCCGGAGTTACTTGCGGCCGAACTTCCACCATTTCGGCTTGTTCATCTTGATTTCGTCGTCGGTCATCGGCGGCGGGACCGGGGGCCGGGACTCCTCGGTGAGGAAGTTGCCGGACTCGGTGTCGTACGGCGTGACGCCGAGGCGGCGGCTGATCTCCATGACGATCGGGATCGACCGCGGGCCGTCGTTCAGGTAGAACGTGATGTCGCGGACCTCGACGCCCTTGCCGATCGTCATCTCGACGTCGTACTCCGGACTTCGCAGCGCCAGCCAGGACGGTTTGCTCGTGTCCACGTCCGGCACCACTTCCCGGACCTTGGCCACCACATCGGTCACCATCCCTACGGCCGGCGGCTCGTAGTCGACCGGCATGTCGTCGAGGCGCCGTACGCCTCCTGGCCCACGCATCGCATACACAGCCCAGCTCATGCCCCCAGCATGCCAGGCGGGTCAGTGCTTGCGGGCGGCGAGGATGGCGAAGGTCAGGTATTGGCCGTTGTCGGCCTCGAGCATGTCGAGGGCGCCGTCGCGTTCGCCGCGGTACTCCGAGACCGCGCGGGACCACTTGATCCAGTCGGCCCAGCCGTTCTCCTGCAGGCGCGCGGCGGTGACCTCGACGAGCTCGGTGATCTCCCACTGGAACCGCCACCAGTCCGCGGTGTGCCAGGCGAGCGCCTCCCAGCCGACCATCTTCTTGATGTGCTCCGGGATGTGGCCGAGCGCGCGGACCTCCTGGGTCATCGCCGGCGTCGCGACCCCGAACTGCCCGCCGGGCTTCAGGAACGAGGTGATGTAGGACAGGTAGTTGTCCGCGGTGCCGAAGTACTCGTAGGCGTCGACGCAGACGATCGCGTCGAAGAACTCCCTCGCGAACGGGAGCGTGTGGGCCTCCGCCTTCAAGGTCACAATCTCCGGGTTGTCGATGTTGGTGGCCGCCTCCGTTGGGTCCACCCATAGGTCGGCGGCCCAGACCTGTACGCCGTACTCCTTCGCGAGGAAGACCGCGGTGGCGCCCTTGCCGGAGCCGAGGTCGAGGACGCGCATCCCTGGTCGCAGGTCGAGCTCGCTCGCGAGATCCTCCAGCATCCACAGGGGATTCGGGCCCATGTCCCGGGCCAGGAGCCAGTTCGCGTCGTACTTGTTGGACCTCGGGTAGTCGTCGTGCTTCAGGTCTGCCACTGGCACAGGGTAGCGAGATCAAAACGGGATGTGCCTGGCATTTTTCGCGGGCAGAGTGGATGGATGACTCAACTTGATCCGGTGATTCGCTCCTACTATCGAGACCGGTACGTCGAGGACGATCGGCTGGTCGTCCCCGGGCACGGCCGGCTCGAACTCCTGCGTACCCAGGAGTTGCTGCGGCGGTGGCTGCCGCCTGCGTCCGACGTACTGGATGTGGGTGGTGCGACCGGCGTCCACGCGCGATGGCTTGCGGCGGACGGGCATCGGGTCACGCTGGTGGATCCGGTTCCGGAGCACGTGCAGCAGGCGGCGACGATCGGGACCTTCGCGGCGGAGGAGGGCGATGCGCGGACGCTCCGGCAGGCGGATGCGAGCGTGGACGTGACGCTGCTCCTCGGTCCGCTCTACCACCTGGTCGACGCTGCGGATCGTGCGCAGGCGCTGGCGGAAGCGGTACGGGTGACGCGCCCCGGCGGGGTGGTGGTCGCCGCGGGCATCAACCGGTACGGCGGCCTGCTCGAGGCCGGCAGCAACGGCACCCTGACCGACGAGAACCTGCACCTGTTCCTCGACGCTTTCGCGTCCGGCAGCATCGACGGCTCCAAGGGCTTCACCGTCGCCTACTTCCACCACGCCGCCGAACTCGCCACCGAACTCACCACAGCCGGCCTCACCGACGTCGAGGTCCTCGGCGTAGAAGGACCCGCCAGCAACATCCTCGAGAACGCCGCCCCCGACACCATAGAAACCCTCCTCCCCTCAGCCGTCCTCCTCGCCCGCCAAGTCGAATCCGACCCCAACCTCCAAGCCGCCAGCCCCCACTTCCTCGCCCACGGCCGCGTAGTCGACTGAATGCGGTGTGTGGCGACCGGTCGCGGAATGATGTCAATAGGTGCAATCTGGTTCACCGGATGGTGGTCCAGGCCGTAATATCGTGCGGCGGCCGGCACTGGGGGTGTTCCGGCCTTTCTGATGCATCGGGGTGGGACCGGCGGTGACCGGTACTGGGGAGAAGCGGGAAGTTATGGCGGACAAGCCGGCACCCAAGCCTGGGCACTTCCTGCCGGGCGGCAACGGTGACGAGATCACGAATGACGACCGGAAACCGGGGGTTTCCGCACCGTCGGGGACACCGTTGGCGGCACCCACGCCGCGGCTCGGCGGGGAAGCGCCGCCGACACCGCCGCAGTTGAGCGGGTCCCGGATCGACTCCCGCCGTACGACGCTTTCCGGCAGCCGCCTCGGCCCGCCGCCGGCCGACGACCGCGCCGCCGCGGCGTACCGGGAGGTGTTCCACCCGGAGCCGGTGCCGTTCGTCCCGAAGAAGCGGTCCAAGGGCCTTGTCGCGCTGATGGTCGCCGCGGTACTGCTGTTTCTCGGCGGCGGCGCGACGTTCGCGGTCAAGGTGATCTCGTCGTCCAGCTTCAACCTCCCGAACCCGAACGGCACGCCGTCCGCGAAGCCTAGCGGCGCGGCGACGACCAAGGGCCCGGTCGGCAAGGGGACCCCGGACACCGACATCGTCGGCAAGAACGCGATCTACTCCGCCGGGGCGCTGGCCGTGGCGAAATGCGCGGAACCCGCGTTCCGTCCGACGTCCAAGGAAAACGTCCGCTCGTACTACCAGGCGCTGACCGCGTGCATGGACAAGGCCTGGGGTCCGATCGTCACCAAGGCCGGGTTCGAGTTCCGGTCGCCGAACCTGATCATCTTCGACGACGGCGACGAGACCGCGTGCGGCGTCCAGCAGGACCTCGCGCTCTACTGCCAGGACGAGCACGGCGGCAGCGCGACCATGCCGTGGCAGAAGATCGTCGAGGACTACCCGAAGAACAAGGCCGTGGTGCGCGCGGAGATGGCGCAGTCCTTCGGCTTCGTGTACGGCGTACATGTGCAGAACCTGACCGGGATGGCCGAGGCCTCCGACAACCTCGCCGACACCGCGGCGAGCAAGACCGCGCAGCTCGAGGTGAACCGGCGCGCCGCGCTCCAGGCGTACTGCTTCGGCGCGGTGTTCTTCGGTGCGGCCAAGGCGAGCTTCCCGTTGCGCGGCGAACTGCTCCGCCAGTGGAACGGACTGATCCAGCGGCGCGGCGACGAGCACACCAAGGACAAGGTCCGCGACCACGGTTCCAGCAAGAGCCTCGCGCTCTGGATGAACCAGGGCCTCGCGACAACCAACCCCGGAGCCTGCAACACTTTCGTCGCAGCATCCGCCAAGGTCAGCTGAGCGAGATGGGAACGATCGATGCCTGACTCCGAGGAAGGTGTGCCGGGGCCCGGGCACTTCGCGTCCGGTGAACCGGCGACCGGCTCACGCCCGCTGACCCTGAAGAGCGCGCAGCCCGACGGTCTGGGGCGAGCCCGGTCGGTGTCGCTGGACGACACCCCGATGCGCCGCAAGGCGCGTCCGCTGCCGACCGAGCCGGGTACGACGAGTGAGTACAGCGGCCCGCCCGTCGCGCCGCAGACCGGCGTACCGGTCACGCCGCTGACCGGCACCCGCCGCGTCGGCGGCCCCCGCCCGACCGGCTGGCACTCGAACCCGTCCCGCTCTGGCGCCCAGTTCACCACTGATCCGCCACCGGCCGCCCCGCCGCGCCAGTACTCCCGCCCGATCGTCGCCGGCCTGTCGGTCCTCGTCATCCTGATGCTCACCGGCGCCACCATCGCCGGCTTCCGCCTCGTCGACTCCTACGGCAACGTAGACAACCCCCTCGCCCAACCCTCGGTCAGGAAGTCCCAGGCCCCGCTCCCTGTCCCCCCGAATCCCACGGTCACCGTCACGGCAACGAACGTCCCAGACCTCGTCCGCCTCCGCCAGAACGAGATCTACGCGGCCGGCAAGGTCGCGACCGTGAGCTGCAAGGAACCTGCGATCAAGCCGGACTCCCAATCGGCGATCCTCAGGTACTACCGGGCTCTCCTGCCCTGCCTGGACAAGGCGTGGGCGCCGGTCCTGAAGAAGGCGCATTACCCGTTCCGTGCGCCGAAGGTGGTGCTGCAGACGAACCAGAACACGTCCGCGGCCTGCACAGGCGAGGAGAACGTCGCCTTCTACTGCTCGACCGACGAGACCATCTACGTCAGCTGGAAGAAGGACCTCAAGTACTACAAGGACGAACCGCTCGCGGCGCGGGTGTGGATGATCGACACGATGGCGCACGAGTACGGCCACCACGTGCAGAACCTCACCGAGATGCTCACCGCCGCCGGGTCCCGCGAGGGCTGGGCGAAGACGAAGGCGGAGGAACTCGACTGGAGCCGGCGTACCGAGCTGCAGGCGAGCTGCTTCGGCGCGGCCTTCCTCGGCGCGAACAAGAAGTCCCTCGGCCTCTCCGGGCGCAAGCTGGAGCTCTGGGAATGGGAGACCCAGCACAGCGGCGACGAGTACAACCCGAAGAAGATCCGCGACCACGGCTCCCGCAAGAACCATTGGCTCTGGTCCGAACCCGCCTTCAACTCCGCCGACCCTAAGGTCTGCAACACCTTCACCGCCCCCGCCGCCAAGGTGAGCTGAGGTGCGGCGTACGGCGGAACGTGTGGTGGCGGTGTTCGTCGCCGTACTGCTGGCCGGCGGCTGCACTCGGCAGGTTGCCGCGCCGGAGGTGACGCCTGTCGTGACGCCGACGGTGAGTGCTGCGCCGGTGCGGGTGCCGGTGGGGCGGGTGGTGCAGGCTGCAGAGCCTGTTAAGGATGGGTTTTTGCTGGACAACCAGATGTACCGGTCGGGGGAGATCGCTGCGGTCAGTTGTTCGCTGCCGACGGCGAAGCTGGCGAACAAGCAGGCGATGATTCGGTACGCGAACGCCTTTGTGGCCTGCCTGGACAGGGCTTGGGCGCCGGTGATCACCCGCGCGGGGTTCGACTTCGTCCGGCCGTCCGCCGTGTACTCGTCGCCGGCGGGAACGAAAACGGCCTGCACAGTGATGGACAAGGAGTACTACGGTCTCTACTGCTCCTCCAACCACGGCATCTACTTCAACTGGCCGGAGTACGTCGTCGAGGGAGCATCCCAGGAAGGCGCCCGGGCGTCGGTGCAGTGGCTGATCGCCCACGAGTACGGCCACCATGTGCAGGAACTGACGGGCATCCTGGACCAGTACGGCGAGCGCTACTCCTCGACTCGGGATGCGGCGCAGCAGAAGGTCGAGGAGAACCGGAGCGAGATGCAGGCGCATTGTTTCGCGGCGGCGTTCTTCGGAGCCAACCAGGAGGCGTTCCGGATCCGCGGTGAGCGGCTCAACCACTACGGACACGCAGGGTACGACCGGCGCGAGGACGACATGGTCAACTTCGACCGGTGGTTGCGGCAGGCGTTCAAGGCGAAGGGGCCGAGCGGCTGCAACACCTGGGCGGCGCCGGCGGGAAGCGTTACCGGAGTTTGAGTTTGAAGCCCTCGTGGGTGTTGGCGAAGCCGAGGTTTGTGTAGAAGCGGTGGGCTTCGGTGCGGGATTTGTCCGAGGTGAGTTGGACGAGGGCGCAGCCGCGGGTGCGGGATTCCTCGACGGCCCAGCGGACGAGGGTAGTGCCGAGGCCGGAGCCGCGGGCGGGAGCCGCGACGCGGACGGCCTCGATCAGACCGCGGGTGGAGCCGCGGCGGGACAGGCCGGGGATGATGGTGAGCTGGAGTGTCCCGATCACCTCGTCGTTGCGATCAGCAACGACCAGCAGTTGGTTGGGGTCGGCATCGATCTGTTCGAACGCCGCCAGGTACGGCGTCAGGTCGTCGAGCGACTCGCGGGTGGCGCCGAGCTGGTCGTCGGCGATCATCGCGACGATCGCGGCAACGTCGGAAGCGGTGGCGCGGCGGATCACGACATCGTTCATGGGTACAGGATCGCAAACGCCTGAAGCGGTTCAGTCGGCAGGGTAAGCACCGAAGTACCGCGATGGTGATTGCCTTACGCAAACACTTTTCGTTGCCCGGCGCGCCTGTTAAAGCTGTTTGCCCAAGGCATCTGAGGGTACGAGTCATACTGGACACCACTGCATCCGCCCGTGCCGGGGTTGGTGCAGTCATGTGTGCCGACAGCGGATGCGGGCCCAGTCCGGAAGGAACATCCGATGTC
This Kribbella sp. NBC_00482 DNA region includes the following protein-coding sequences:
- a CDS encoding LacI family DNA-binding transcriptional regulator, which produces MSSPLAERPTLRMVAKEAGVSVATVSYVLSGRHRSHTIKDSTADRVREAASRLGYRRNDAARAIRTGKSDLVLLSLNVLADPWSQAVAATVSTAVSPLGKTALIVADGDWRTVLSNRTPDVIFIDSIKPDPEQIAELEAFAAQGVQIVAFSETLEPQGFDVIRSGAEPRCHLAVEHLLERHDRVGALTSRTTGFARFDAYVNTMRGAGKPISSDHIEVFEQHPEGAYRAAMALLSKPDRPTGLYCTTDFAAIAAVRAAHRLRIDVPGDLAIVGVGNTPEGEHLDPSLSTVGPVGFNEALARIIVSRLTDREGAPGEVFDFPWQLLVRESS
- a CDS encoding arylsulfatase, with protein sequence MSQPNVVLICVDEWRGDAMSCAGHPYVETPHLDELARNGVRFSRGYSATPTCVPARVALFTGQSQERHGRVGYTDGVPFDTAHPVTVQGEFRRAGYHTQAIGKMHVWPERARLGFDDVILHDGFLHHSRRAYRQQFGFFDDYVPWLRRQPGVSPDAEYFDHGVNCNSVVARPWDKAEELHPTHWIGTQTIDWLYRRDPTRPFFLYLSFHRPHPPYDPPAWAYDQYNALPPYERQLGDWEDDWDEFRRDGDYQAAIGDLPDRVVHRARAGYYGLMAQIDLQINRIREALVDFGVYDDTIIAFTSDHGEMMGDHRMFRKSVPYEGSARVPFIVADRAAAGGTVRGGVVDQVVELRDVMPTLLDLAGVPIPSSVDGVSLAPFLRGESVPVREWLHGEHLHFGQSIQWVTDGKIKYVWGSSLGVEQLFDLVADPGELRNLVKSEPELLELWRSRLIQDLTGREEGFVADGKLVTGRPVTAILNHTRERVARAAG
- a CDS encoding aminoglycoside 3'-phosphotransferase codes for the protein MHAPPAEGWEPVDIGESDTSVYRRGNTFAKCCGPSGVAELAAERDRITWLAGTGFPGAKVLDWTPTPASSGGVGLSSGGACLVTSAVPGVPGDTLPPASHDRAMRSLGATLRELHSLTDCPFERPLADVIASAADVVRRGAVNPAYLTDEWRRLQPSELLAEVVAERPYIEKVLEPVVCHGDACLPNVFFDPETLEVTGLIDLGRLGVADRYSDLALTTIQLHDEWSADPAPFHEAYGVPAPDPRRLYFFRLLDPLTWG
- a CDS encoding MOSC domain-containing protein codes for the protein MRVELVALVVSREHAFEGRPQDGPRPDPEPVARTEIEVRADLGIVGDRYYAQAIHKNAAVTLIDAASLDEVERVLDLDAPLDPHLTRRNITLRGFPIDELAAHRAADGTRVPGRRFTLGSITFQANRPANPCAWMDEVLAPGAMQALRGHGGIRATPLTSGVLRLGPTELAVLD
- a CDS encoding class E sortase; translation: MSIPAIGVRNLRVVAYTGTADDRPGTRIQDRGVAASPRGQAGGVGPGEIGNFIVTGHRVSHGRPLEKAPELKNGDHVLIRAGGTVYDYVITRTMTISFRKPAEKAQQNAAVPGSPGATPTQPMLTISTCATPEDHAAGNYWADELGNPEHRINKIGVLAATR
- a CDS encoding FAD-dependent monooxygenase; its protein translation is MHAIICGAGIAGLALANRLSALGQDVTVVERSPGPRPQGYMIDFFGPGYDAMRAMGLLPAMQEVAYHVEEAVLVDEDGRQQAGINILQFAEGDVLSVMRPDLEQVLREHLPSDVSLRYGATLTGVTPREDGVQVEFADGSTLDGDLLIGADGIHSAVRRLVFGPESSYLRFLGFHTAAYSFDAPAIHAEVGGRFCLTDTMGSQFGFYALRDGRVAAFAVHRTTDPVTPADTREAIRSAYADLGWVVPQALELCPDDDQIYYDQVAQIVMPRWSSGRVALVGDACGAVSLLAGQGASLGIAGAFLLAEKLVSSSSIEAGMAEYEQVWRPVVEEKQKVARSTARWFLPQSRLELVARRVLLRFLRLPVLRNLLPAALAGKPTTLIRDLQPTR
- a CDS encoding TetR/AcrR family transcriptional regulator; translated protein: MAPTAKQGQEVRQRLLAAAAELIPERGWSAVSTRILAERAGVTPSVVHYHFSSVQDVLTEATVTAMRQVLATTDELFTSATTPAAAIDALLASIEQYDGTDPMSLLFTETYLAATRDPRLHTQIAGLVTDFRTRVADWLTIHEVAEPAATAAVLAATIDGLLLHRTLGPESPALTTVLRRLVS
- a CDS encoding SAM-dependent methyltransferase is translated as MADLKHDDYPRSNKYDANWLLARDMGPNPLWMLEDLASELDLRPGMRVLDLGSGKGATAVFLAKEYGVQVWAADLWVDPTEAATNIDNPEIVTLKAEAHTLPFAREFFDAIVCVDAYEYFGTADNYLSYITSFLKPGGQFGVATPAMTQEVRALGHIPEHIKKMVGWEALAWHTADWWRFQWEITELVEVTAARLQENGWADWIKWSRAVSEYRGERDGALDMLEADNGQYLTFAILAARKH
- a CDS encoding class I SAM-dependent methyltransferase; the encoded protein is MTQLDPVIRSYYRDRYVEDDRLVVPGHGRLELLRTQELLRRWLPPASDVLDVGGATGVHARWLAADGHRVTLVDPVPEHVQQAATIGTFAAEEGDARTLRQADASVDVTLLLGPLYHLVDAADRAQALAEAVRVTRPGGVVVAAGINRYGGLLEAGSNGTLTDENLHLFLDAFASGSIDGSKGFTVAYFHHAAELATELTTAGLTDVEVLGVEGPASNILENAAPDTIETLLPSAVLLARQVESDPNLQAASPHFLAHGRVVD
- a CDS encoding neutral zinc metallopeptidase → MADKPAPKPGHFLPGGNGDEITNDDRKPGVSAPSGTPLAAPTPRLGGEAPPTPPQLSGSRIDSRRTTLSGSRLGPPPADDRAAAAYREVFHPEPVPFVPKKRSKGLVALMVAAVLLFLGGGATFAVKVISSSSFNLPNPNGTPSAKPSGAATTKGPVGKGTPDTDIVGKNAIYSAGALAVAKCAEPAFRPTSKENVRSYYQALTACMDKAWGPIVTKAGFEFRSPNLIIFDDGDETACGVQQDLALYCQDEHGGSATMPWQKIVEDYPKNKAVVRAEMAQSFGFVYGVHVQNLTGMAEASDNLADTAASKTAQLEVNRRAALQAYCFGAVFFGAAKASFPLRGELLRQWNGLIQRRGDEHTKDKVRDHGSSKSLALWMNQGLATTNPGACNTFVAASAKVS